One genomic window of Mucilaginibacter sp. SJ includes the following:
- a CDS encoding glycosyltransferase family 4 protein encodes MKKIRVAFFAEILIEDFDGAIRTMYQLIKRIDRNIFEFLFIYGAGPDSIAGFESLKVPALTLPINTGYTMAIPALVMSELKEEIDNFSPDVIHIATPSLLGNFALKYATHRGLPVISIYHTHFISYIDYYLKHTPFLINKVKQMMAESHKAFYNQCDRVYVPSITMKDELIDMGVDTYRMKLWQRGIDTVLFSPRHKKSLRSLTGNDNPAILFASRLVWEKNLETLFEVYGIMQDRDPEVNFIIAGDGVARKACEAKMPKAVFTGKVDHKRLSVLYASSTLFLFPSVSEAYGNVVLEAMASGLPCVIADGGGSKDFIEQGINGFKCEPYNAGCYVERIELLLKSNSLRELFIEEGLQYSSRLSWERLASVYFDDLAEMAGADVLSIV; translated from the coding sequence ATGAAAAAGATCAGAGTAGCATTTTTCGCCGAGATACTTATTGAAGATTTCGATGGTGCAATACGCACCATGTATCAGCTCATTAAACGGATTGACCGGAATATTTTTGAGTTTCTGTTTATTTACGGTGCCGGCCCGGATAGCATAGCCGGATTTGAATCATTAAAAGTTCCGGCTTTAACATTACCAATTAACACGGGTTACACCATGGCTATTCCCGCCCTGGTAATGAGTGAGCTAAAAGAAGAGATAGATAATTTTTCGCCCGATGTTATACACATTGCCACGCCATCGCTGTTAGGCAATTTCGCGTTAAAATATGCTACCCACCGTGGCTTGCCTGTTATCAGCATTTACCATACACATTTTATTTCTTATATCGATTATTACCTGAAACATACGCCATTCCTTATTAACAAGGTTAAGCAAATGATGGCCGAAAGCCACAAGGCTTTTTATAACCAATGCGACCGGGTATACGTGCCTTCAATTACTATGAAAGATGAGCTGATTGATATGGGAGTTGATACCTATCGCATGAAGCTTTGGCAAAGAGGTATAGATACCGTCCTGTTTTCGCCCAGGCATAAAAAAAGTCTGCGTTCTTTGACGGGGAATGATAATCCCGCCATTTTGTTTGCGAGCCGCCTGGTTTGGGAAAAAAACCTGGAGACCTTGTTTGAAGTCTATGGTATAATGCAAGATCGAGACCCCGAAGTTAACTTCATAATTGCGGGCGATGGGGTTGCGCGCAAGGCCTGTGAAGCGAAAATGCCCAAAGCAGTGTTTACCGGTAAGGTAGATCATAAAAGGCTTTCAGTTTTATATGCGTCATCTACTCTGTTCCTGTTTCCTTCGGTATCCGAAGCTTATGGCAACGTTGTACTTGAAGCCATGGCATCCGGGTTGCCGTGTGTTATTGCAGATGGCGGCGGTTCAAAGGATTTTATAGAACAGGGCATTAATGGTTTTAAATGCGAGCCATACAATGCCGGCTGCTATGTTGAGCGGATTGAATTACTGCTTAAAAGCAATAGCCTGAGAGAACTGTTTATTGAAGAAGGGCTTCAATACAGCAGTCGTTTAAGCTGGGAGCGTCTGGCATCGGTATATTTTGATGATTTGGCTGAAATGGCTGGGGCGGATGTGCTGAGCATCGTATAA
- a CDS encoding phosphatidylinositol-specific phospholipase C/glycerophosphodiester phosphodiesterase family protein, whose translation MQAAFCHKHLKFLFFVILTFRAITCQAQNSPLSKGFAHNDYWHNRPLYDALDNGFQNVEADIYLRDDELLVAHMLPAFQKKRTLEQLYLKPLFNCYEGKNREVVYPLAPVTLMIDIKSDAEKTYAKLAEVLKRYAPMLSSYNNGEITEGSVTIVITGNKPYKMLQAQRQRYAFIDEDLMQVHTDTLSNTVYKTASCKYSRLISWTGKGPMPEDQRQLLRDYVAAAHHYKKRVRLWASPENKEVWKALLECEVDLINTDKLAELREFLMTGPEPVRYAKVNTR comes from the coding sequence ATGCAAGCAGCATTTTGCCACAAGCACCTGAAATTTCTGTTTTTTGTTATCCTTACCTTCAGAGCCATTACCTGCCAGGCTCAAAACAGCCCCCTCTCTAAAGGTTTCGCGCACAATGACTACTGGCATAACCGGCCCCTGTACGATGCCCTGGATAACGGTTTTCAAAACGTAGAAGCTGACATTTACCTGCGCGATGATGAATTGCTGGTTGCACATATGCTGCCCGCTTTTCAAAAGAAGCGCACCTTGGAGCAGCTTTATTTAAAGCCCCTGTTTAATTGTTACGAAGGCAAAAACAGGGAGGTGGTGTACCCGCTTGCTCCTGTTACGCTGATGATCGATATCAAATCAGACGCCGAAAAAACTTATGCAAAGCTGGCAGAAGTATTAAAGCGCTACGCACCAATGTTATCGAGCTATAATAATGGCGAAATAACAGAAGGCAGTGTAACCATCGTTATAACCGGCAATAAGCCATATAAGATGCTTCAGGCACAAAGGCAACGCTATGCTTTTATTGATGAAGACCTGATGCAGGTGCATACCGATACACTTTCAAATACCGTTTATAAAACTGCCAGCTGCAAATATTCACGACTGATTAGCTGGACCGGCAAAGGCCCGATGCCTGAAGATCAGAGACAATTGCTTCGCGATTATGTAGCCGCTGCACATCACTATAAAAAGAGGGTGCGCCTGTGGGCATCCCCCGAAAATAAAGAAGTATGGAAGGCCTTGCTTGAATGTGAGGTAGACCTGATCAACACCGATAAATTAGCCGAATTAAGAGAGTTCCTGATGACGGGGCCGGAGCCTGTAAGATATGCTAAGGTGAACACCAGGTAA